TCGGGACGAGTGCCTTGCACAGTGGAGACACAAATCTTTAGGCATACGGCAACTACGACTCAGATTGAGTCAAGAAAGACGACAACATCCGAAACAACATGAATGAACACAAATTTTATCTAAAAAATCAAAGGCTCAGTCGTTAAAATTTACCCAAATTCTTAAGGTCGGAAAAGCCGTGGTGTATCATCAATCTCGGAAACGTGCGTTGTTTCATTTGCTCAAAGCTTAGACTTCTTGCCAGTCACGTTAGGTACCTCATCCCCCGAAAGCAAGAATTCTGGATAAGACAAACTTCCACCAGAAGCACCACCTGCCGACATGCGCCAGTTTGCGCCATCGACTGTTCATGTATCAGTATAGTACCTTCATAGAAGTTCTTTTGTGTCATCtgacaactcaccaacaAGCGTTTGACCACTGACATAGCTTCCAGTGTCTGAGAAAAGATATACGGTGGCATCGGCGATGTCTCGTACATGGCCAAAGCGCCCGAGTGGCTGGGCCTTGGTATAGGCCTCCAGGGCATCTGATGGCAGGAGGCGTTCCAAGCCCTAGGGAATGGTAAGTTAATCAATTTTTGACACAGAAGGAACAGTTTTGGAACTTGCACTAACCTCGGTCGATGCAATAGGTCCCGGCGCAATGATATTAGAAGTCAACCCGCGAGGACCATACTCGATCGCAACACTGTTTGACAAGGAATCGATGCCGGCTTTGGCAACGGATACATGGGTCTGGAAGGGCATACCCCGGTAGTGTATCGTGGCACTGACAAAGATGATTCTTCCACCGGTTCCAATCGGTGATGGTTGAACTGAAGGGTTGTCAGTGCCAGTGATGTACAGATGATCAGGTTTGCTGAATGGTGCACTCACGAGTCTTTGGGTCCATTCTGTGTTTGCTTGCTGACTCTTTTAGATACGGAAGAGTTGCCTTGAGGGTATTATAAGATCCCAAGACGTCAATATCCATTACTGACTTGAATGCATTGACTGAGAGTTGCTCAATCAAGGCGAGGAAGTTACCCGCCGCTCCAGCACTGTCACGTGCCATCAGCATAAGGAATTGAAGGCCGGAGGCAAGTTAATGTATCGACATACATGACAAAATCAATGCCTCCAAGCTCCTTTACACAGCGTTCAACTGCTTGCTGCAAGTTCTCGGGCTTGCGCACGTCCACGGAACCAATGCCAATCACCTTGGCACCGGGTCGGGCTGTTGCGATGTCCCGGGCGACACGCTCGGTCTTATCCACATTGCGGCCAATGATACAGGCGTTGGCACCGAGGTGTACCAAGGCCCGAACCTGGGCACTGCAGATAGTGCCAGCGCCACCTGTGCAGAAGACCACTTTGTTTGCTGGACCAAGGGGTTAATGTGATTTTTCTGTGACAATGGACTACCGAGCTCACCGAAGATCCCATCCTTCCAGGAATCACTCAAATATTCTGTCTTGGGCAGCAGCATTCTGTTTACTAGGTACGTCCCTGAAGAGATTGGTTTGAAGATTGCGGGGGAGTTGGGGGACGGTCAGGAGGTTAATGCCCGTTTCCCCACAGTTGGACCTCGGCTCAACGCCATAAGAGATCAGCGCCGAAATACAACCTTGCAAAGCCCTCCAAGGAATAAAATTAGAGCTGAAGCAGTCAGTTGTTTATCTGGTGAATCACCTGTTGAAAGGATTGGTTTATCCTAATACACATTGTCTATTTGTTGTCTCTGCGTATGTCCAGGGGTATTCGCAAGAGGGATCTGAAGGCCTGCTCTGACCTCGATTGGGTTTGACATCACCTTTCTAAATGGTGTTGGGGCAATCAAAGCCACAGGTAAGCTACTTATCTCGCATTTGATCTCGGAAGAATGAATAAACAGTGTGATATGAGAAGTGGCCAAGAATGAGTTCTCCCATTTCTCAGTAAACCGTGACAGCTAGATTATATACAGTGCGCAATTCGGTTCTGAAATTGGCCAGGAGATCCTATAAACGACTGCATAGATTAAATATCAGATCAAGTGAAATATGTTCTAGACAAGGCTTCCAGACACGAATATCTAAATGTAGAACGAACATCGTAATTCCCCTCTTGTTGCGCTGAAGAACAGCCTCCCGCTGATTGGCTGGCGCATAGGCGGACCGCGACGTCACCGGAAAAGAACCGTCTTTTCTTTGCATTGTTGACGTGGATCTTGGACTCAACTCATCTCAGACTCTATCATCTTCGTCAAACACCACTCTTAGACAAGAAATCGGCGTTGAATTCTATAACATGGCCTGTCCCATCAGCGTCAGCAAGTTTGTTGGCACTGTCTCCCTCGGTCTTCTTACCGTACGTCAATCGCATCTATCGCGTCATGAAAGATGATCAACAAATGCTAACAACTTCTTTCAACTCTAAAGGGCCTCTCCTACTCCACATCAGCCATCACAATTCCAGCTCTACAACTCCTTCCAACAGCGACTACCGCCGCCCGCTCCTTAAACGAAGTAAAGCGCCTAACCCGCCGACATGCCCTGCGCCTCTCCTTCCTGACAAATTCTTGCTTCTGTTTCGCATGGTGTCTTTCATCTCCCCGCCGCCGACACCCGTACATGGTCTGGCTGTGTGCATTTTCTACAATCGGTGCCCACGGCCTTGATTTCTGGTTCAACCGTCACCTCGGCTTCAAGAACTGGGCGTCAGCTGTGATCCGCGACGTCTCCCACTTCTCCCTAGTCCGGGACCCGAACACAGGCAAAGATGAAGACCTTGTTGTAGTTGAAGCCCAGGGCGACGTGAACGGCGAGACAGTTCAGCGCGAGATGGTCCGGGAGCGCCGGCTCCAACGAGCGCGCACTTGGTTGTCTGGTATCGCGCTTTCTATTGGAATTGTTGGTCTTTGGGGGGACAAGAGGTGATAGTTCTTCTCTTTGTCGGGAAGGTCCTTCTTTATGATGAAAACACTGCTTGTTGTTCTATTTCTATTGTCTAGAAAAGCCTCTTTTTTCCCACTGTTTCTTTGACCACGTCCAATATTCTTTGTGCCTTATACCTTTTGTTCTGCTCTCCTCTATTCCGCTTTTTTCCCTATATCATTTGATGGAATCAATCTACTAGCAGGAATGGAGTGACGTCTCAAGTTGAATCCGGCATTTCTGAGCCACGCCTGTGAACTCCCCCATCTGACCAGTCGAGTTGAGGCCTTTGAACTCTCATAGGCATTTAGTCTTTACTAGTACGCTGAGAAGGTAGAGTTGGGGCACAGATCCAGCGCGGGAACAAGCACTGCATTTTGGTATTTTTGTATCGCACCCACATTAGGCACAGCGGGACAAATCAAGCCAAGATAACAACTGCATACAGACAAAACAAATTCATCGTCTGATAGATGGTTTCAACCAGCCAGAATGCAGATTCAAATAGACCTCTTCCCTCTCTTATTTAACATGTAAATTCTGCTTGAATAGAAGTAGTTATAGCCCTAGTAACCACGTTCGAAGGAAGGAAACGATACCATACTCGTGGTCTTCAACACAAGGTGCCTTTTATAATGAGAGGAGATAGGTAGGAAGACAGAAAGGAGCACTAAGAGAAGAGTATGTAACAAGAAAAGTGAAGATAGAGTGAAGATAGAGTGAAGAATAGATGAGCAGTCCTCATATTAAAGATAATACGATGTGAGTACTTGGAAGAAGGTGGACTAAATAGAAATATCAAATTTTATATTGGATTTGATGATATACGGAGGAATTATCGAGACCAGCTCGGGAGACAAACTTGTGTGGCACGTAGGACTATAAATAccatcttccttctcctcctcctcttcttcttcttacaAACAACCTccttccccttcccctcTAAACCATCTTCACCAAATGGTACTGTATAATTATGGCGCCTGTGAGTTTCCTTCGATCTTACTTACCCCTCATTTCTACTAACTTGATTTTTATACCTACAAATAGCCGCTTCTTCCTTTTTCATTCTCTCTAATCTTACAACCTCATCCCAAATTCCATATTCCAGCTAGCTAATGCCAAAGGGCATCCTTGGAGAACTTTTCTCCATTGCGATTgacttctttttcttttttattCCTGCCCCTGATCTCCTCTACCGAACCGTGCCAGGTCCCAGGCCTCGGCCCTCCAATCTAAAATCACTTCAACGCAGCGCAGAACCACTTGCTTTGTTGAGCAGCGACAGATGGAAATGCTGTGCAAAAAATCTACTAGCAACCGGGCTAGAGAAATCGATGCCCAGTTCCAGATCCTAGACCATCAATTGGACCAGGTTTCTGAAGATCTTGAACGGgcggaaagaaaaaaaaaagccgccCTTCAAGATGTCCGGCGAGCTATTGAGAGGGACCGTAGAGACCTTTAGGATCTACGGCAAATAGTCGCTGCGGTAGGCTATAGCCTACACTGCCAAAAGCGCCTCGCGGGTGTGGAGGACCGAGTCAAAGGCCTCTTTAAAACCTTGGAGAAGATGCTTGCTACGGCCATGCAAGGCACAATGGGAAGCCAGTTGCTGACTCGCAATACACCGATTGCTGAGTCCTCGACCAACCTTGGGTGTTGCACGGCGCTATGTCGTAGGGATGTATTTTTAAAATCCTTCCCCAACTGTGAGGGCCTGGGAGGATGACACATGTATTACTCAGCAGGGTATTCCatcctatgttgtacgcAACTATTTCATAGTAATaggatcatctttaccaccaTCTGGTCTTATTCCGTAACACCAACTCGAGGAAAGCTGGGTACTAGTATTCAACGCGGAGATTCAAGTCTTCTTTCCAAAAATCCCCCCAAACAGAAATTTCTGGAGAGATGAATAAGAGCAAACATGAGTAAGCCTCACACTTCTACCTATAAATACAAACCCCAAACCAATGGCAATAGTGAAATTTGCTTATAAAGTGAGTTGTGTAGAATTAATGAGGTTGAAAAATGCCGATGATCGATCGGGTAAAAGTGGAGAGGGACAGGAACCAAAAGCATGGACGACGGCATGTAATTTTCGTTAGAAGATGCATAAAACAAGATATGCAAAATCATCTATAGCTGTACCTCAACGGTAACTCGGTCGCAATATCTACAGCCATTGGGTGTTGGGGAGGAGATGATTCTATCTAAGCATACATAGAGTTGCAGTGATCACGCGTTGAACACCCCATGTACCCCTATTTACTATGATTGACATCAAGAAAGAATGATTAGCAACCTGGGACTTAATGAGTGTTGAAGGGTTATAGCCAGACCAATGATCTGAAGAAATGAAATTAATCTCAATACGCTAAGGATAGACGGCGGAGTTGTCGGAAATGAGCCCCTTGGCGCAAAATCAATAAGAAGGGCATGACAGCGCAGCTAATGTTTTTGTTAATGAAATAACACTgatttagaaaaaaaaaagccaacgGACTTGAAAAAATGGTCAACTTCACTTTGGTCAATGGTCAAGTCTACACGCCAGGCCTGGCAATTGTCGATGCGCCACAGCCCAACACGCCCCTTGGAGGAGGCAAGTCGATACGCCAAACCTATCAGCTCCCTACTAATCTTTTTTAGAAAACCTACA
Above is a window of Penicillium digitatum chromosome 2, complete sequence DNA encoding:
- a CDS encoding Oxidoreductase, short-chain dehydrogenase/reductase family, with the protein product MLLPKTEYLSDSWKDGIFANKVVFCTGGAGTICSAQVRALVHLGANACIIGRNVDKTERVARDIATARPGAKVIGIGSVDVRKPENLQQAVERCVKELGGIDFVIAGAAGNFLALIEQLSVNAFKSVMDIDVLGSYNTLKATLPYLKESASKHRMDPKTLQPSPIGTGGRIIFVSATIHYRGMPFQTHVSVAKAGIDSLSNSVAIEYGPRGLTSNIIAPGPIASTEGLERLLPSDALEAYTKAQPLGRFGHVRDIADATVYLFSDTGSYVSGQTLVVDGANWRMSAGGASGGSLSYPEFLLSGDEVPNVTGKKSKL
- a CDS encoding CtnG gives rise to the protein MACPISVSKFVGTVSLGLLTGLSYSTSAITIPALQLLPTATTAARSLNEVKRLTRRHALRLSFLTNSCFCFAWCLSSPRRRHPYMVWLCAFSTIGAHGLDFWFNRHLGFKNWASAVIRDVSHFSLVRDPNTGKDEDLVVVEAQGDVNGETVQREMVRERRLQRARTWLSGIALSIGIVGLWGDKR